From a region of the Tursiops truncatus isolate mTurTru1 chromosome 13, mTurTru1.mat.Y, whole genome shotgun sequence genome:
- the LOC101330241 gene encoding LIM domain kinase 2 isoform X6: MGSYLSVQAYFTSRDPFRCSECQDSLTNWYYEKDGKLYCHKDYWGKFGEFCHGCSLLMTGPVMVAGEFKYHPECFACMSCKVIIEDGDAYALVQHATLYCGKCHNEVVLAPMFERLSTESVQDQLPYSVTHISMPATTEGRRGFSVSVESACSSYATTVQVKEVNRMHISPNNRNAIHPGDRILEINGTPVRTLRVEEVEDAISQTSQTLQLLIEHDPVSQRLDQLRLDARLSPHMQNARHSDTLIPLDTKENLEGTLRRRSLRRSNSISKSPGPSSPKEPLLLSRDISRSESLRCSSSYSQQIFRPCDLIHGEVLGKGFFGQAIKVTHKATGKVMVMKELIRCDEETQKTFLTEVKVMRSLDHPNVLKFIGVLYKDKKLNLLTEYIEGGTLKDFLRSVDPFPWQQKVSFAKGIASGMAYLHSMCIIHRDLNSHNCLIKLDKTVVVADFGLSRLIVEERKKPPVEKATTKKRTLRKSDRKKRYTVVGNPYWMAPEMLNGKSYDETVDVFSFGIVLCEIIGQVYADPDCLPRTLDFGLNVKLFWEKFVPTDCPPAFFPLAAICCRLEPESRPAFSKLEDSFEALSLYLGDLGIPLPAELEELDHTVTVQYGLTRDSPP, from the exons ATGGGGAGTTACTTGTCCGTCCAGGCTTACTTCACCTCCAGAGACCCCTTCCG ATGTTCTGAATGCCAGGATTCCCTCACCAACTGGTACTACGAGAAGGATGGGAAGCTATACTGCCACAAGGACTACTGGGGGAAGTTTGGGGAGTTCTGCCATGGATGCTCTCTGCTGATGACGGGACCTGTCATG GTGGCCGGGGAGTTCAAGTACCACCCAGAGTGCTTTGCCTGTATGAGCTGCAAGGTGATCATTGAGGATGGGGATGCGTACGCCCTGGTGCAGCACGCCACCCTCTACTG TGGGAAGTGCCACAACGAGGTGGTGCTGGCACCCATGTTTGAGAGGCTCTCCACAGAGTCTGTCCAGGACCAGCTGCCCTATTCCGTCACACACATCTCCATGCCGGCCACCACCGAGGGCAGGCGGGGCTTCTCCGTGTCCGTGGAGAGTGCCTGCTCCAGCTACGCCACCACCGTGCAAGTAAAAGA GGTCAACCGGATGCACATCAGTCCCAACAACCGCAATGCCATCCACCCTGGGGACCGCATCCTGGAGATCAATGGGACCCCCGTCCGCACACTCCGAGTGGAAGAG GTAGAAGATGCAATTAGCCAGACGAGCCAGACGCTTCAGCTCTTGATTGAACATGACCCCGTCTCCCAGCGCCTGGACCAGCTGCGGCTGGATGCACGGCTCTCTCCCCACATGCAGAATGCCAGACACTCGGACACCCTCATCCCCCTGGACACCAAGGAGAATCTGGAAGGGACACTGAGGAGACGCTCCCTGAG GCGCAGTAACAGCATCTCCAAGTCCCCTGGCCCCAGCTCCCCAAAGGAGCCCCTCCTGCTCAGCCGTGACATCAGCCGCTCAGAATCCCTCCGCTGTTCCAGCAGCTACTCGCAGCAGATCTTCCGGCCATGTGACCTGATCCACGGGGAGGTCCTGGGAAAGGGCTTCTTTGGGCAGGCCATCAAG GTGACACACAAAGCCACTGGCAAAGTGATGGTCATGAAGGAGTTGATTCGGTGTGACGAGGAGACACAGAAGACTTTTCTGACTGAG GTGAAGGTGATGCGCAGCCTGGACCACCCCAACGTGCTCAAGTTCATCGGCGTGCTGTACAAGGACAAGAAGCTGAACCTGCTGACGGAGTACATCGAGGGGGGCACGCTGAAGGACTTTCTGCGCAGCGTG GACCCGTTCCCCTGGCAGCAGAAGGTCAGCTTTGCCAAAGGCATCGCCTCTGGAATG GCCTATTTGCATTCGATGTGTATCATCCACCGGGATCTGAACTCGCACAACTGCCTCATCAAGCTG GACAAGACCGTGGTGGTGGCAGACTTTGGGCTGTCACGGCTCATAGTCGAGGAGAGGAAGAAGCCCCCAGTGGAGAAGGCCACCACCAAGAAGCGTACCTTGCGCAAGAGTGACCGCAAGAAACGCTACACGGTGGTGGGAAACCCCTACTGGATGGCCCCTGAGATGCTGAATG GAAAGAGCTACGATGAGACCGTGGATGTCTTCTCTTTTGGGATTGTCCTCTGTGAG ATCATTGGGCAGGTGTATGCAGATCCTGATTGCCTGCCCCGAACACTGGACTTCGGCCTCAACGTGAAGCTCTTCTGGGAGAAGTTTGTCCCCACGGACTGCCCCCCAGCCTTCTTCCCCCTGGCCGCCATCTGCTGTAGACTGGAGCCCGAGAGCAG
- the LOC101330241 gene encoding LIM domain kinase 2 isoform X4: MAEQAGEDAWRCRGCGDHVALNQRLYRTVSEAWHSSCFRCSECQDSLTNWYYEKDGKLYCHKDYWGKFGEFCHGCSLLMTGPVMVAGEFKYHPECFACMSCKVIIEDGDAYALVQHATLYCGKCHNEVVLAPMFERLSTESVQDQLPYSVTHISMPATTEGRRGFSVSVESACSSYATTVQVKEVNRMHISPNNRNAIHPGDRILEINGTPVRTLRVEEVEDAISQTSQTLQLLIEHDPVSQRLDQLRLDARLSPHMQNARHSDTLIPLDTKENLEGTLRRRSLRRSNSISKSPGPSSPKEPLLLSRDISRSESLRCSSSYSQQIFRPCDLIHGEVLGKGFFGQAIKVTHKATGKVMVMKELIRCDEETQKTFLTEVKVMRSLDHPNVLKFIGVLYKDKKLNLLTEYIEGGTLKDFLRSVDPFPWQQKVSFAKGIASGMAYLHSMCIIHRDLNSHNCLIKLDKTVVVADFGLSRLIVEERKKPPVEKATTKKRTLRKSDRKKRYTVVGNPYWMAPEMLNGKSYDETVDVFSFGIVLCEIIGQVYADPDCLPRTLDFGLNVKLFWEKFVPTDCPPAFFPLAAICCRLEPESRPAFSKLEDSFEALSLYLGDLGIPLPAELEELDHTVTVQYGLTRDSPP; encoded by the exons GTGAAGATGCCTGGAGGTGTCGGGGCTGTGGAGACCATGTCGCTCTGAACCAGAGGCTGTACAGGACTGTCAGCGAAGCCTGGCACAGCTCCTGCTTCCG ATGTTCTGAATGCCAGGATTCCCTCACCAACTGGTACTACGAGAAGGATGGGAAGCTATACTGCCACAAGGACTACTGGGGGAAGTTTGGGGAGTTCTGCCATGGATGCTCTCTGCTGATGACGGGACCTGTCATG GTGGCCGGGGAGTTCAAGTACCACCCAGAGTGCTTTGCCTGTATGAGCTGCAAGGTGATCATTGAGGATGGGGATGCGTACGCCCTGGTGCAGCACGCCACCCTCTACTG TGGGAAGTGCCACAACGAGGTGGTGCTGGCACCCATGTTTGAGAGGCTCTCCACAGAGTCTGTCCAGGACCAGCTGCCCTATTCCGTCACACACATCTCCATGCCGGCCACCACCGAGGGCAGGCGGGGCTTCTCCGTGTCCGTGGAGAGTGCCTGCTCCAGCTACGCCACCACCGTGCAAGTAAAAGA GGTCAACCGGATGCACATCAGTCCCAACAACCGCAATGCCATCCACCCTGGGGACCGCATCCTGGAGATCAATGGGACCCCCGTCCGCACACTCCGAGTGGAAGAG GTAGAAGATGCAATTAGCCAGACGAGCCAGACGCTTCAGCTCTTGATTGAACATGACCCCGTCTCCCAGCGCCTGGACCAGCTGCGGCTGGATGCACGGCTCTCTCCCCACATGCAGAATGCCAGACACTCGGACACCCTCATCCCCCTGGACACCAAGGAGAATCTGGAAGGGACACTGAGGAGACGCTCCCTGAG GCGCAGTAACAGCATCTCCAAGTCCCCTGGCCCCAGCTCCCCAAAGGAGCCCCTCCTGCTCAGCCGTGACATCAGCCGCTCAGAATCCCTCCGCTGTTCCAGCAGCTACTCGCAGCAGATCTTCCGGCCATGTGACCTGATCCACGGGGAGGTCCTGGGAAAGGGCTTCTTTGGGCAGGCCATCAAG GTGACACACAAAGCCACTGGCAAAGTGATGGTCATGAAGGAGTTGATTCGGTGTGACGAGGAGACACAGAAGACTTTTCTGACTGAG GTGAAGGTGATGCGCAGCCTGGACCACCCCAACGTGCTCAAGTTCATCGGCGTGCTGTACAAGGACAAGAAGCTGAACCTGCTGACGGAGTACATCGAGGGGGGCACGCTGAAGGACTTTCTGCGCAGCGTG GACCCGTTCCCCTGGCAGCAGAAGGTCAGCTTTGCCAAAGGCATCGCCTCTGGAATG GCCTATTTGCATTCGATGTGTATCATCCACCGGGATCTGAACTCGCACAACTGCCTCATCAAGCTG GACAAGACCGTGGTGGTGGCAGACTTTGGGCTGTCACGGCTCATAGTCGAGGAGAGGAAGAAGCCCCCAGTGGAGAAGGCCACCACCAAGAAGCGTACCTTGCGCAAGAGTGACCGCAAGAAACGCTACACGGTGGTGGGAAACCCCTACTGGATGGCCCCTGAGATGCTGAATG GAAAGAGCTACGATGAGACCGTGGATGTCTTCTCTTTTGGGATTGTCCTCTGTGAG ATCATTGGGCAGGTGTATGCAGATCCTGATTGCCTGCCCCGAACACTGGACTTCGGCCTCAACGTGAAGCTCTTCTGGGAGAAGTTTGTCCCCACGGACTGCCCCCCAGCCTTCTTCCCCCTGGCCGCCATCTGCTGTAGACTGGAGCCCGAGAGCAG
- the LOC101330241 gene encoding LIM domain kinase 2 isoform X5, with protein sequence MGRFCQTAWKLARPGCGQPRPRCSECQDSLTNWYYEKDGKLYCHKDYWGKFGEFCHGCSLLMTGPVMVAGEFKYHPECFACMSCKVIIEDGDAYALVQHATLYCGKCHNEVVLAPMFERLSTESVQDQLPYSVTHISMPATTEGRRGFSVSVESACSSYATTVQVKEVNRMHISPNNRNAIHPGDRILEINGTPVRTLRVEEVEDAISQTSQTLQLLIEHDPVSQRLDQLRLDARLSPHMQNARHSDTLIPLDTKENLEGTLRRRSLRRSNSISKSPGPSSPKEPLLLSRDISRSESLRCSSSYSQQIFRPCDLIHGEVLGKGFFGQAIKVTHKATGKVMVMKELIRCDEETQKTFLTEVKVMRSLDHPNVLKFIGVLYKDKKLNLLTEYIEGGTLKDFLRSVDPFPWQQKVSFAKGIASGMAYLHSMCIIHRDLNSHNCLIKLDKTVVVADFGLSRLIVEERKKPPVEKATTKKRTLRKSDRKKRYTVVGNPYWMAPEMLNGKSYDETVDVFSFGIVLCEIIGQVYADPDCLPRTLDFGLNVKLFWEKFVPTDCPPAFFPLAAICCRLEPESRPAFSKLEDSFEALSLYLGDLGIPLPAELEELDHTVTVQYGLTRDSPP encoded by the exons ATGGGCAGGTTTTGCCAAACAGCATGGAAGCTGGCGAGGCCTGGGTGTGGGCAGCCCCGTCCACG ATGTTCTGAATGCCAGGATTCCCTCACCAACTGGTACTACGAGAAGGATGGGAAGCTATACTGCCACAAGGACTACTGGGGGAAGTTTGGGGAGTTCTGCCATGGATGCTCTCTGCTGATGACGGGACCTGTCATG GTGGCCGGGGAGTTCAAGTACCACCCAGAGTGCTTTGCCTGTATGAGCTGCAAGGTGATCATTGAGGATGGGGATGCGTACGCCCTGGTGCAGCACGCCACCCTCTACTG TGGGAAGTGCCACAACGAGGTGGTGCTGGCACCCATGTTTGAGAGGCTCTCCACAGAGTCTGTCCAGGACCAGCTGCCCTATTCCGTCACACACATCTCCATGCCGGCCACCACCGAGGGCAGGCGGGGCTTCTCCGTGTCCGTGGAGAGTGCCTGCTCCAGCTACGCCACCACCGTGCAAGTAAAAGA GGTCAACCGGATGCACATCAGTCCCAACAACCGCAATGCCATCCACCCTGGGGACCGCATCCTGGAGATCAATGGGACCCCCGTCCGCACACTCCGAGTGGAAGAG GTAGAAGATGCAATTAGCCAGACGAGCCAGACGCTTCAGCTCTTGATTGAACATGACCCCGTCTCCCAGCGCCTGGACCAGCTGCGGCTGGATGCACGGCTCTCTCCCCACATGCAGAATGCCAGACACTCGGACACCCTCATCCCCCTGGACACCAAGGAGAATCTGGAAGGGACACTGAGGAGACGCTCCCTGAG GCGCAGTAACAGCATCTCCAAGTCCCCTGGCCCCAGCTCCCCAAAGGAGCCCCTCCTGCTCAGCCGTGACATCAGCCGCTCAGAATCCCTCCGCTGTTCCAGCAGCTACTCGCAGCAGATCTTCCGGCCATGTGACCTGATCCACGGGGAGGTCCTGGGAAAGGGCTTCTTTGGGCAGGCCATCAAG GTGACACACAAAGCCACTGGCAAAGTGATGGTCATGAAGGAGTTGATTCGGTGTGACGAGGAGACACAGAAGACTTTTCTGACTGAG GTGAAGGTGATGCGCAGCCTGGACCACCCCAACGTGCTCAAGTTCATCGGCGTGCTGTACAAGGACAAGAAGCTGAACCTGCTGACGGAGTACATCGAGGGGGGCACGCTGAAGGACTTTCTGCGCAGCGTG GACCCGTTCCCCTGGCAGCAGAAGGTCAGCTTTGCCAAAGGCATCGCCTCTGGAATG GCCTATTTGCATTCGATGTGTATCATCCACCGGGATCTGAACTCGCACAACTGCCTCATCAAGCTG GACAAGACCGTGGTGGTGGCAGACTTTGGGCTGTCACGGCTCATAGTCGAGGAGAGGAAGAAGCCCCCAGTGGAGAAGGCCACCACCAAGAAGCGTACCTTGCGCAAGAGTGACCGCAAGAAACGCTACACGGTGGTGGGAAACCCCTACTGGATGGCCCCTGAGATGCTGAATG GAAAGAGCTACGATGAGACCGTGGATGTCTTCTCTTTTGGGATTGTCCTCTGTGAG ATCATTGGGCAGGTGTATGCAGATCCTGATTGCCTGCCCCGAACACTGGACTTCGGCCTCAACGTGAAGCTCTTCTGGGAGAAGTTTGTCCCCACGGACTGCCCCCCAGCCTTCTTCCCCCTGGCCGCCATCTGCTGTAGACTGGAGCCCGAGAGCAG